The following are encoded together in the Tribolium castaneum strain GA2 chromosome 3, icTriCast1.1, whole genome shotgun sequence genome:
- the Pbgs gene encoding delta-aminolevulinic acid dehydratase: protein MSIQKKVKNRHTLHSGIFNPTLRKWQSLQSEIAPDNLMYPIFIVEDDEAVQPIASMPGVSRYGVNKLKNHLGPLVEKGLSSVLLFGVVESLPKDDTGSHADSPQNPVIRALPKLLSWFPSLTIACDVCLCPYTSHGHCGILFPDGSINNTKSIKRIAEIAAAYAKAGAHIVAPSDMMDGRIGAIKDKLAECQLRHKTAVLSYTAKFASGFYGPFRDAAKSKPAFGDRKCYQLPPGSSGIALRAAARDVAEGADMLMVKPVLSYMDVLRDVKRAYPEFPMFVYQVSGEYAMIYHAAKAGALDFKTALSEILVSLRRAGADVIISYYTPVVLDWLQTKSKL from the coding sequence ATGAGTATCCAAAAAAAAGTCAAGAACCGCCACACACTCCACAGCGGCATATTCAACCCTACTCTGCGAAAGTGGCAAAGTCTCCAGTCTGAAATAGCCCCCGACAACCTCATGTACCCCATTTTCATCGTTGAGGACGACGAGGCTGTGCAACCTATCGCCTCAATGCCTGGAGTTTCGCGCTATGGCGTTAACAAACTGAAAAACCATTTAGGACCGCTTGTTGAGAAGGGGTTATCGTCAGTGCTTCTGTTTGGCGTAGTCGAAAGCCTCCCAAAAGACGACACCGGCAGCCACGCTGACAGCCCCCAAAACCCCGTGATTCGGGCCCTCCCGAAGTTACTTTCGTGGTTCCCTTCCCTAACCATTGCTTGCGACGTCTGTCTTTGTCCTTACACCTCTCATGGCCATTGCGGGATTTTATTCCCGGACGGCTCTATTAATAACACTAAAAGTATCAAGCGCATTGCCGAGATAGCAGCGGCCTATGCCAAAGCGGGCGCCCACATTGTGGCTCCTTCTGACATGATGGATGGCCGAATTGGGGCTATCAAAGACAAGTTAGCAGAGTGCCAGTTGAGACACAAGACTGCCGTGTTGTCGTACACGGCCAAGTTTGCGTCGGGTTTCTACGGCCCCTTTAGAGACGCCGCTAAGTCGAAACCGGCTTTTGGCGacaggaaatgttatcagttGCCCCCAGGGAGTTCAGGGATTGCGTTACGTGCCGCTGCGAGGGACGTAGCCGAGGGGGCTGATATGCTCATGGTTAAGCCCGTGCTGAGCTATATGGATGTCTTAAGGGACGTGAAAAGGGCGTATCCTGAGTTTCCAATGTTTGTGTATCAGGTGTCAGGGGAATATGCTATGATTTATCACGCGGCTAAAGCGGGCGCTTTGGATTTTAAAACAGCACTAAGCGAGATTTTGGTGTCTTTGAGACGTGCAGGGGCCGATGTAATTATTTCGTATTACACCCCTGTGGTTTTAGACTGGTTGCAAACGAAAAGTAAGCTGTGA
- the H gene encoding uncharacterized protein H isoform X2: MHISESRQSSNTILTKCSKMTEEKHKRHGMNGNADGVIKDEPPKTSYVQGGRLKFFKDGKFILELERAREGERVSWVSVPRKTFWPPQGTAASTPSYRQESSASLSVSDDNSSIQSSPWQRDHSWKQPSPRRNQSKELVFFFWRPKHKRSFSKIRKSRRPYTEIVDEVGVVNERTSKDEVSNNNCKSRVRASLLVIVQNLSEKAAGGGAGRGDVVVSPRKRFLREMEKDKVQSEDGCQKRSRNKTPQVTAKIGSPVSANGVTEDVKPARNCSYSITSLLAEDRNVKRSPSSSPSHFNTVTQSQYCSPSSEDRWYSESVDRLRSIELSADKRGYPPYPHPSYLPHYMYPYPLSPYYGPGVYGRGYVMPPVYQAPPMSITMRHDTPSCSWAADPPRDLERRDDNITDMPLNLSKHAG; this comes from the exons ATGCATATATCCGAATCACGCCAGTCTTCAAACACCATCTTgacaaaatgttcaaaaatgacAGAAGAAAAGCACAAAAGACATGGCATGAATGGAAATGCTGATGGGGTTATCAAAGACGAGCCTCCGAAGACCAGCTATGTGCAGGGAGGGCGACTCAAGTTCTTCAAAG ATGGAAAATTTATTCTGGAACTGGAGAGGGCCAGAGAGGGCGAACGGGTCTCGTGGGTCTCCGTGCCCAGGAAAACATTCTGGCCACCGCAAGGCACTGCCGCCTCCACGCCCTCGTACCGACAAGAAAGCAGTGCTTCGCTGAGTG TTTCAGACGACAACAGTTCGATCCAGTCGTCGCCTTGGCAGCGCGACCACTCGTGGAAGCAGCCGTCGCCGCGCCGCAACCAGTCGAAAGAGTTGGTGTTCTTTTTCTGGCGTCCGAAACACAAACGTTCATTTAGCAAAATTCGAAAGTCACGTCGTCCGTACACAGAAATCGTCGACGAAGTGGGTGTTGTGAATGAAAGGACTTCGAAAGATGAGGTGTCAAATAACAATTGCAAGAGTCGCGTGCGTGCTTCCTTGCTCGTCATCGTGCAAAACCTGTCGGAGAAGGCGGCGGGCGGCGGTGCGGGCCGCGGCGACGTCGTCGTCTCTCCGCGAAAACGCTTCTTGCGCGAAATGGAAAAGGACAAGGTGCAATCGGAGGACGGTTGCCAGAAGAGAAGCAGGAACAAGACGCCACAGGTGACTGCCAAAATTGGCAGTCCGGTTAGTGCGAACGGGGTTACAGAAGACGTGAAGCCGGCGCGCAATTGCAGCTACAGCATCACTTCCTTGTTGGCTGAAGATCGTAACGTTAAGCGGTCACCTAGCAGCTCTCCTAGTCACTTTAATACTGTGACGCAATCGCAGTACTGTTCGCCTTCCTCAGAGGATAGGTGGTATTCGGAAAGCGTTGATAGGTTGCGTTCCATTGAACTCTCA GCCGATAAAAGAGGTTATCCTCCTTATCCCCATCCTTCATACTTACCCCATTATATGTACCCTTACCCTCTATCACCATACTATGGTCCCGGCGTTTACGGAAGAGGTTACGTTATGCCGCCTGTCTACCAGGCTCCCCCCATGTCCATAACAATGCGTCATGATACTCCTTCCTGTTCCTGGGCAGCGGACCCTCCCAGGGATTTAGAACGTCGGGATGATAATATTACAG ataTGCCGTTGAATCTGTCTAAACACGCCGGTTGA
- the LOC664411 gene encoding eukaryotic initiation factor 4A-III — translation MAVAKPSNRNAAFEDLSNVEFETSEDVEVIEQFKNMHLKEELLRGVFAYGFEKPSAIQQRAIKPIIKGRDVIAQAQSGTGKTATFSIAILQSLDLQTRETQVLCLSPTRELAVQIQKVILALGDFMNVQCHACIGGTNLGEDIRKLDYGQHVVSGTPGRVYDMIRRRALRTRSVKMLVLDEADEMLNKGFKEQIYDVYRFLPPSTQVVLISATLPHEILEITSKFMTDPIRILVKRDELTLEGIKQFFVAVEREEWKFDTLCDLYDTLTITQAVIFCNTKRKVDWLTEKMRENNFTVSSMHGDMPQKERDNIMKEFRSGQSRVLITTDVWARGIDVQQVSLVINYDLPNNRELYIHRIGRSGRFGRKGVAINFVKSDDIRILRDIEQYYSTQIDEMPMNVADLI, via the exons ATGGCTGTCGCAAAACCTTCAAACCGCAATGCGGCTTTCGAAGACTTGTCGAACGTTGAGTTCGAAACCAGCGAAGATGTGGAAGTCATCGAGCAATTTAAGAATATGCACCTGAAGGAGGAGCTCCTTCGCGGTGTCTTTGCATATG GTTTTGAGAAACCATCAGCTATCCAACAGAGGGCTATCAAGCCGATAATAAAGGGCCGAGATGTTATCGCTCAAGCCCAGTCAGGTACCGGCAAAACGGCCACATTCTCGATCGCTATTTTGCAGTCGCTTGACTTGCAAACGCGGGAAACCCAAGTACTTTGCTTGTCGCCAACGAGGGAGTTGGCCGTGCAAATCCAGAAAGTTATCCTGGCTTTGGGGGACTTTATGAACGTGCAGTGTCACGCCTGCATTGGTGGGACCAATCTGGGAGAGGATATCAGGAAGCTGGATTATGGGCAACATGTTGTTAGTGGAACACCTGGAAGAGTTTACG ACATGATCAGACGGCGCGCCCTTAGGACCAGGTCCGTCAAAATGCTGGTTTTGGACGAAGCCGACGAAATGTTAAACAAAGGCTTCAAGGAGCAAATCTACGACGTTTACAGGTTCCTGCCGCCCTCCACTCAAGTCGTGTTGATTTCTGCGACTTTGCCCCACGAGATTTTGGAGATCACGTCGAAGTTCATGACGGACCCGATCCGTATTTTGGTAAAACGTGATGAATTAACTCTTGAAGGCATCAAGCAATTTTTCGTCGCGGTTGAGCGTGAGGAGTGGAAATTTGACACACTTTGTGACTTGTACGATACTTTAACCATCACGCAAGCTGTTATCTTTTGCAACACTAAACGCAAAGTCGATTGGTTGACTGAAAAAATGCGCGAAAACAATTTCACCGTGAGTTCCATGCACGGTGATATGCCCCAGAAGGAGAGAGATAATATTATGAAGGAGTTCAGGTCGGGACAGAGTCGTGTACTTATCACGACCGATGTGTGGGCGAGAGGTATCGACGTCCAGCAAGTCAGTTTGGTCATTAATTACGATTTGCCGAACAACCGTGAGTTGTACATTCACCGTATTGGGCGATCTGGCAGGTTTGGTAGAAAGGGTGTTGCGATTAATTTCGTCAAGTCGGACGATATCAGGATTTTGCGGGATATTGAGCAGTATTATTCCACACAGATTGACGAAATGCCGATGAATGTCgctgatttaatttaa
- the LOC664400 gene encoding ribosomal RNA small subunit methyltransferase NEP1 codes for MGKKRKLKTENDEYEFDPTPKHLTQTHLKNQEKRLIIILEGAQLETVKVGNKFELLNCDDHVSILKNSGRSQALYRPDITHQCLLMLFDSPLNRAGLLQVYVHTENNVLIEINPQTRIPRTFKRFAGLMVQLLHKYSIRAESGPKLLKVIKNPVTDHLPVGIKKYAMSFSSNKTVKCAELVPKNEDPVAVVVGAMARGSVNVDYTEETLSISNYPLSAALTCTKLCSAFEEQWGVH; via the coding sequence ATGGGGAAGAAACGTAAACTAAAAACCGAAAACGACGAGTACGAATTCGACCCCACACCCAAGCACCTCACACAAACCCATCTCAAAAACCAAGAAAAGCGCCTTATTATCATCCTTGAGGGGGCACAGCTCGAGACGGTCAAGGTGGGGAACAAGTTCGAGTTGCTTAACTGTGACGACCACGTgagcattttaaaaaattcgggCCGCTCACAAGCTCTCTACCGGCCGGATATAACGCACCAGTGCCTCCTAATGCTGTTTGACAGTCCCCTGAACAGGGCCGGACTGTTGCAAGTGTACGTCCATACGGAAAACAACGTGCTCATTGAGATCAACCCCCAGACCCGCATACCACGGACTTTCAAGCGGTTTGCGGGTCTCATGGTGCAGTTGTTGCACAAATACTCGATTCGGGCCGAAAGTGGCCCCAAGTTACTGAAAGTTATCAAGAATCCGGTCACTGACCATCTCCCCGTCGGCATAAAGAAGTACGCAATGTCTTTCTCGTCAAATAAAACAGTGAAGTGCGCAGAGCTCGTCCCGAAAAACGAGGACCCCGTGGCCGTTGTCGTGGGGGCCATGGCTCGAGGGAGTGTGAATGTGGATTATACTGAAGAGACGCTTTCCATTAGCAATTATCCGCTTTCTGCGGCACTTACTTGTACGAAACTTTGCTCAGCGTTTGAGGAACAGTGGGGTGTGCATTAA
- the LOC664407 gene encoding ribosomal RNA processing protein 36 homolog, which yields MSDSESNSSENDEITSEEREKIKQRLSNLSFEELQKMKEEIGSKLYNETIFQTKSQPSKTTFKRANKNRPREMSSKRPVRLENNVIPVKHVLNRDPRFEPMCGTFDKKTFKKDYKFVNDLRKQEKTQLLKQLKETEDKKKIKFVIRRLENQIREEEKKERLEQEERKEKSEIKTKLKAGEKVHFKKRSVKRLEGLISKFEQLKKSNKLQKHLEKRSKKVSAKERKKLNNIS from the exons atgagtGATTCAGAAAGTAATAGCAGCGAAAATGATGAAATAACGAGTGAAGAAAGG GAGAAAATTAAACAGCGTTTGAGTAACTTGAGTTTCGAAGAGCTCCAAAAAATGAAGGAGGAAATCGGCTCAAAACTCTACAACGAAACAATCTTCCAAACGAAATCACAGCCAAGCAAAACCACGTTCAAGAGGGCTAACAAAAACAGACCCAGAGAAATGAGTTCAAAGAGACCAGTCAGATTGGAAAACAACGTGATTCCCGTGAAACACGTTTTAAACAGAGATCCGAGGTTTGAGCCTATGTGTGGCACATTTGAcaagaaaacatttaaaaaagattaCAAGTTCGTAAATGACCTAAGGAAGCAAGAGAAAACACAATTGCTGAAGCAGCTGAAGGAAACAGAAGATAAAAAGAAGATAAAATTCGTGATACGACGATTA GAGAATCAAATTCGTGAAGAAGAAAAGAAGGAACGGTTGGAACAGGAGGAAAGGAAGGAGAAGTCTGAAATTAAGACCAAGTTGAAGGCGGGAGAAAAAGTCCACTTTAAAAAGAGAT ctGTGAAACGACTGGAAGGATTAATTAGCAAATTTGAACAACTGAAGAAGTCTAACAAGTTACAAAAACATCTGGAGAAAAGATCCAAGAAAGTTTCCGCTAAGGAacgtaaaaaattgaacaatatTTCATGA
- the H gene encoding uncharacterized protein H isoform X1 — protein MHISESRQSSNTILTKCSKMTEEKHKRHGMNGNADGVIKDEPPKTSYVQGGRLKFFKDGKFILELERAREGERVSWVSVPRKTFWPPQGTAASTPSYRQESSASLSVSDDNSSIQSSPWQRDHSWKQPSPRRNQSKELVFFFWRPKHKRSFSKIRKSRRPYTEIVDEVGVVNERTSKDEVSNNNCKSRVRASLLVIVQNLSEKAAGGGAGRGDVVVSPRKRFLREMEKDKVQSEDGCQKRSRNKTPQVTAKIGSPVSANGVTEDVKPARNCSYSITSLLAEDRNVKRSPSSSPSHFNTVTQSQYCSPSSEDRWYSESVDRLRSIELSQADKRGYPPYPHPSYLPHYMYPYPLSPYYGPGVYGRGYVMPPVYQAPPMSITMRHDTPSCSWAADPPRDLERRDDNITDMPLNLSKHAG, from the exons ATGCATATATCCGAATCACGCCAGTCTTCAAACACCATCTTgacaaaatgttcaaaaatgacAGAAGAAAAGCACAAAAGACATGGCATGAATGGAAATGCTGATGGGGTTATCAAAGACGAGCCTCCGAAGACCAGCTATGTGCAGGGAGGGCGACTCAAGTTCTTCAAAG ATGGAAAATTTATTCTGGAACTGGAGAGGGCCAGAGAGGGCGAACGGGTCTCGTGGGTCTCCGTGCCCAGGAAAACATTCTGGCCACCGCAAGGCACTGCCGCCTCCACGCCCTCGTACCGACAAGAAAGCAGTGCTTCGCTGAGTG TTTCAGACGACAACAGTTCGATCCAGTCGTCGCCTTGGCAGCGCGACCACTCGTGGAAGCAGCCGTCGCCGCGCCGCAACCAGTCGAAAGAGTTGGTGTTCTTTTTCTGGCGTCCGAAACACAAACGTTCATTTAGCAAAATTCGAAAGTCACGTCGTCCGTACACAGAAATCGTCGACGAAGTGGGTGTTGTGAATGAAAGGACTTCGAAAGATGAGGTGTCAAATAACAATTGCAAGAGTCGCGTGCGTGCTTCCTTGCTCGTCATCGTGCAAAACCTGTCGGAGAAGGCGGCGGGCGGCGGTGCGGGCCGCGGCGACGTCGTCGTCTCTCCGCGAAAACGCTTCTTGCGCGAAATGGAAAAGGACAAGGTGCAATCGGAGGACGGTTGCCAGAAGAGAAGCAGGAACAAGACGCCACAGGTGACTGCCAAAATTGGCAGTCCGGTTAGTGCGAACGGGGTTACAGAAGACGTGAAGCCGGCGCGCAATTGCAGCTACAGCATCACTTCCTTGTTGGCTGAAGATCGTAACGTTAAGCGGTCACCTAGCAGCTCTCCTAGTCACTTTAATACTGTGACGCAATCGCAGTACTGTTCGCCTTCCTCAGAGGATAGGTGGTATTCGGAAAGCGTTGATAGGTTGCGTTCCATTGAACTCTCA cagGCCGATAAAAGAGGTTATCCTCCTTATCCCCATCCTTCATACTTACCCCATTATATGTACCCTTACCCTCTATCACCATACTATGGTCCCGGCGTTTACGGAAGAGGTTACGTTATGCCGCCTGTCTACCAGGCTCCCCCCATGTCCATAACAATGCGTCATGATACTCCTTCCTGTTCCTGGGCAGCGGACCCTCCCAGGGATTTAGAACGTCGGGATGATAATATTACAG ataTGCCGTTGAATCTGTCTAAACACGCCGGTTGA
- the LOC664402 gene encoding ELKS/Rab6-interacting/CAST family member 1, with amino-acid sequence MNNIIECIYKSCDESNTNSVEVSSLIDFVKPYMPNNLSELNELRAQLDPDSVNPHIGYSFFESVMSTWVSKMQGDDGNTGLSELHNSFSQNLSQNESNNNTFPVNLEERICDLKYKLSKANSELDLVKQQLAASEEQNEGLIAELALRKIQHREQHASESSARQGDDHEKDEQINTANKQREHLQKLLTNYEKHQKLYVAQINTLETENNVLKQKLKTCEKVNQENKVTMIELREDLELKDAEISTLKESLDNLNSQLVEKIELVEFYTKEQNLARQKIHNLEDVIRNSTLRSNKSVVESETKRTSKPIFNSPKLLNQLANPVTPRLSSSPINLKDCGASSSPINSSLESTNCSIYDVSNIGVYTLRSPRKTLQEELAEVNLENTDNEEEVARLYKVVKDQEEIKNNLWQNMKELSSENEILRNNKKELTNLINTLNEKDEIIKNLTTQLGNLKEAAKADDNNVIKVVASGLCKVDTNLREQLSVGDEIREKLAALSNHLHRKVSQELKNASLIKNLKIRLRREQLLNLSLRAELCEATETLSEERNKWCVSFVSEPTDPKKTNFAKQQKRLDRMLEKQEETEKALAKEKSINTKLSSKCQEMCAKNEALESDLKHCHETIRSLDALKTEFEILKTEHNQLKNERLKLVEENRNLNENLHDYVNKLLVETTITGNLRAEMNVLVEEKRYLEKRMAENVAKVGKLKNQIVKMKMTSDLAITKLCDEVLEKNNEIRSLRKQLECVNIDAFLSESNRELRCAILDIFEYFNCDRGVLEEEKALTDAEFVLDLEKEMVLLKSNIKLVKFLAELNQHQSDESDEAFDELHEISMNQELLEDTFLSCTSQISHSEQDMFEAILPLQYDSFLSNLEFEEVDLKQLSVKEIEEKFASLALTLTMDVATSKKRCANEEEKFNQLILSFFTYLNCSMDIMKKLCCKQKRSHKTVVNYLQQVKEIGEKLIKSAVECGTLRYEKRMANCWKLVINYVAILTHDNKQSKESLSSHSSVEDLQMEPPLELDSSKDVNENLQVVPLRPNPPSRTKCYVCLFLLVFIILVFALLFYVDRLCQSGGNHVCPVQKLTNFFIETKYLCNI; translated from the exons ATGAATAATATCATCGAGTGTATTTACAAGTCGTGTGACGAAAGCAACACAAATTCGGTGGAAGTTTCATCGTTAATAGATTTCGTTAAGCCCTACATGCCCAATAATTT AAGCGAATTGAATGAGTTACGAGCACAGCTAGATCCAGACTCTGTAAACCCTCACATTGGGTACTCGTTTTTTGAAAGCGTTATGAGCACATGGGTTTCAAAAATGCAGGGTGATGACGGCAACACAGGCTTATCAGAGCTCCATAACAGCTTCAGTCAGAACTTGTCTCAAAATGAGTCCAACAACAATACGT TTCCTGTGAATTTAGAGGAACgaatttgtgatttaaaatacaaactAAGTAAAGCTAACTCTGAATTAGATCTTGTCAAGCAACAATTGGCCGCGTCTGAAGAACAAAACGAAGGATTGATTGCTGAATTAGCGTTACGCAAAATTCAACACCG TGAACAACATGCCAGTGAGTCTTCTGCACGTCAAGGTGACGATCATGAAAAAGATGAGCAGATAAATACGGCCAATAAACAGCGGGAACATCTACAAAAACTTCTAACAAACTACGAGAAGCACCAGAAACTCTATGTGGCTCAAATTAATACACTTGAAACtgag aaTAATGTCTTGAAACAGAAACTAAAAACTTGCGAAAAAGTAAACCAAGAAAATAAAGTAACCATGATAGAGCTACGAGAAGATTTAGAATTAAAGGATGCAGAAATATCGACTTTAAAGGAATCTCTCGATAATTTAAATTCCCAGTTAGTGGAAAAAATAGAATTGGTTGAATTTTACACCAAAGAGCAAAACTTGGCtaggcaaaaaattcataatttggAAGATGTGATTCGTAATAGTACCCTTCGTAGTAACAAGTCTGTGGTAGAAAGTGAAACGAAACGGACGTCCAAGCCcatttttaattctccaaaattgttgaatcaaCTGGCAAATCCAGTTACCCCCAGATTGTCAAGTAGCCCCATAAATTTAAAAGACTGTGGCGCCTCCAGCAGTCCGATTAATTCCTCACTGGAAAGTACTAATTGTAGCATTTATGATGTCTCAAATATCGGTGTTTATACGTTACGAAGCCCTCGAAAAACTCTCCAGGAAGAATTGGCAGAAGTTAATCTTGAGAACACTGACAACGAGGAAGAAGTAGCTCGTTTGTACAAAGTGGTCAAGGACCAAGaggaaatcaaaaataatctcTGGCAAAATATGAAGGAACTGTCTAGTGAGAACGAGATTCTccggaataataaaaaagaacttACCAACCTTATCAATACTCTTAACGAAAAAGATgagattattaaaaacttaacaaCTCAGTTGGGTAACCTGAAAGAAGCCGCGAAAGCGGACGATAATAACGTGATCAAAGTTGTTGCGTCCGGATTGTGCAAAGTTGACACTAACTTACGCGAACAGCTTTCTGTAGGTGATGAGATTCGAGAAAAACTTGCTGCTTTGAGTAATCACTTGCATCGGAAAGtgtcacaggaattaaaaaacgcttctctgataaaaaatctgaagatAAGACTTCGAAGAGAGCAATTGTTGAATTTAAGTTTACGAGCTGAATTGTGCGAAGCTACTGAAACTTTGAGCGAGGAGCGCAATAAGTGGTGTGTGTCGTTCGTGAGCGAACCAACGGATcccaaaaaaacaaactttgcAAAACAGCAAAAACGACTCGATCGAATGTTGGAGAAACAAGAAGAAACGGAGAAAGCCCTCGCTAAAGAAAAAAGCATAAATACGAAACTGTCGTCAAAGTGTCAAGAAATGTGCGCCAAAAATGAGGCACTTGAAAGCGATCTCAAGCACTGTCACGAGACGATTCGCAGTTTAGACGcattaaaaaccgaatttgaaattttaaaaaccgaACACAATCAACTAAAGAACGAGAGACTGAAACTAGTGGAGGAAAATCGTAACTTGAATGAGAATCTCCACGATTATGTGAATAAATTGTTAGTGGAAACGACTATAACGGGCAATCTGCGGGCAGAAATGAATGTCTTGGTCGAGGAGAAGCGATATTTGGAGAAGAGAATGGCGGAGAATGTTGCCAAGGtgggtaaattaaaaaatcaaattgtaaaaatgaaGATGACTAGTGATTTGGCGATCACGAAATTGTGCGATGAAGTGTTggagaaaaataatgaaataaggAGTTTGCGAAAGCAACTGGAGTGTGTGAATATTGATGCGTTTCTCTCTGAAAGTAACAGGGAGTTAAGATG TGCAATCTTGGATATTTTCGAATATTTCAACTGCGACCGAGGTGTGCTAGAGGAAGAAAAGGCACTAACAGACGCAGAGTTTGTCCTAGATTTAGAAAAAGAAATGGTTCTTTTGAAAAGTAACATCAAACTTGTTAAATTTCTTGCAGAATTAAATCAACATCAGAG TGATGAGTCTGATGAGGCTTTTGACGAATTGCATGAAATTTCCATGAATCAGGAGCTGCTCGAGGACACTTTTCTTTCTTGCACCAGTCAGATTTCGCACAGCGAGCAG GATATGTTTGAAGCAATACTACCCTTGCAATATGATTCATTTTTGAGTAACTTAGAGTTTGAAGAGGTGGATTTAAA GCAGTTGTCCGTGAAAGAAATTGAGGAGAAGTTTGCAAGTCTTGCCTTAACGTTAACCATGGACGTTGCAACGTCGAAAAAGCGATGCGCTAATGAAGAAGAAAAGTTCAATCAATTGATTTTGAGTTTCTTCACGTACTTGAATTGTAGTATGGATATTATGAAGAAGTTGTGTTGTAAACAGAAAAGGAGCCACAAAACGGTCGTGAATTACTTACAGCAAGTGAAGGAAATCGGCGAAAAACTTATTAAATCTGCCGTTGAATGTGGTACTTTGCGCTATGAAAAACGAATGGCAAATTGCTGGAAGTTGGTGATTAATTATGTGGCGATCTTGACTCACGACAATAAGCAAAGCAAAGA GTCTTTGTCTTCACACAGTTCTGTTGAAGACCTCCAAATGGAACCACCTCTTGAGTTAGACAGTAGTAAAGATGTGAATGAAAATTTACAAGTAGTGCCTCTAAG aCCAAACCCGCCGTCAAGAACTAAATGttatgtttgtttgtttttgcttgTTTTCATAATTCTAGTTTTTGCGTTATTGTTTTATGTTGATCGGTTGTGCCAAAGTGGCGGCAATCACGTATGTCCAGTTCAGAAGTTAACCAACTTTTTCattgaaaccaaatatttgtgtaatatttaa